One segment of Primulina tabacum isolate GXHZ01 chromosome 6, ASM2559414v2, whole genome shotgun sequence DNA contains the following:
- the LOC142549018 gene encoding mitochondrial import inner membrane translocase subunit TIM50-like: protein MYAFNPSRSRLSAIIPRNYRRFGSALRTEPPKEPIISSSIIGNQTPPPPGEAPTTPHVAVDKKNSWGFLKYGLIAAVTGGVATASYATYAYSLNEVDQKTKAFRDSANFFTVGEDASTYDKFQSYARAAAVTVPAKLVDIYLDLRRLTEEHVRGFTEPTSDKLLPDLHPLEQHVFTLVLDLNKTLIFSDWKRDRGWRTFKRPGVDAFLEHLAQFYEIVVYSDELSMYVDPVVERLDPKHCIRYRLSRGATRYKDGKHFRDLSMLNRDPAKVLYISGHALESCLQRENCVPIKEWQGEADDAVLLDLIPFLEYVAKHRPADIRTVLASYEGCDIANEFLERSKEHQRRMQEHKQQSRFWRR, encoded by the exons ATGTACGCCTTCAACCCTTCCCGATCGCGTCTCTCCGCGATCATTCCCAGGAATTATCGCCGATTCGGCTCCGCCCTTCGCACAGAACCTCCCAAAGAACCGATAATCTCATCCTCGATTATTGGCAATCAGACTCCTCCACCGCCGGGTGAGGCTCCTACTACGCCTCATGTCGCCGTTGATAAGAAGAATTCTTGGGGCTTTCTCAAGTACGGCCTCATTGCCGCTGTTACCGGTGGCGTTGCCACTGCTAGCTATGCcacatatg CATACTCATTGAATGAGGTTGATCAGAAGACAAAGGCTTTTCGTGACTCTGCAAATTTTTTTACTGTTGGGGAAGATGCATCTACTTATGAC AAATTTCAATCTTATGCACGAGCTGCTGCAGTGACAG TACCTGCCAAGTTAGTCGACATATACCTTGACCTCAGGCGGTTAACCGAAGAACACGTTCGG GGTTTTACTGAACCAACATCTGACAAGCTCCTGCCAGATTTGCATCCTTTGGAGCAACATGTTTTTACCCTTGTTCTTGATCTGAACAAAACATTAATTTTTTCTGACTGGAAG CGCGATCGGGGGTGGAGAACATTCAAAAGGCCTGGAGTAGATGCTTTTTTGGAGCATTTAGCTCAGTTTTATGAAATTGTAGTATATTCTGACGAGCTAAGTATG TATGTTGATCCTGTTGTCGAAAGATTGGATCCGAAGCACTGTATTCGCTATAGGCTTTCAAGGGGTGCAACTAGATACAAAGATGGAAAGCACTTTAGG GACCTTTCAATGCTTAACAGGGATCCTGCCAAAGTTCTATACATTAGTGGTCATGCCTTAGAGAGCTGTCTTCAGCGTGAAAACTGTGTTCCAATTAAAGAGTGGCAAGGCGAAGCAGATGACGCCGTACTTTTAGATCTTATTCCATTCCTTGAAT ATGTTGCTAAACACAGACCAGCTGATATTCGAACTGTTCTAGCCTCATATGAAGGGTGTGATATTGCCAATGAGTTCTTGGAACGTTCTAAAGAGCATCAAAG GAGGATGCAAGAGCACAAGCAGCAAAGTCGTTTCTGGAGACGTTAG